The following coding sequences lie in one Blattabacteriaceae bacterium genomic window:
- the trpS gene encoding tryptophan--tRNA ligase — protein sequence MMRVLTGIQSTGTPHIGNLLGAILPTIKMTKIYSNPSFILIADLHSLTNIKDSEIIKENTYRVLSAFLAFGLPLDKVVCYKQSDVPEVTELAWYLSCFFSYKRLTLSHSFKEKYNQDISVGLFSYPLLMASDILLFNAKIVTVGKDQLQHLEITRNIADRFNRKMGKIFVLPEAKIQEEAKSVPGTDGYKMSKSLGNAIDIFCSKEDLKNQIMSIQTDSKSLKDPKDPDVDRIFSIYKLLASKEEVEEMRERYLNGGYGYSQAKKVLYELILNRFSFERKKFHIFLKKINYLDDILHFGAKKARKIAINTICKVRKALL from the coding sequence ATGATGAGAGTTCTAACTGGGATCCAAAGTACTGGAACCCCACATATCGGTAATTTACTTGGAGCTATTTTACCAACCATTAAAATGACCAAGATTTATTCAAATCCTTCTTTTATACTGATCGCTGATTTACACAGTTTAACGAATATTAAAGATTCAGAAATTATAAAAGAGAATACTTATCGAGTTTTATCAGCTTTTTTAGCCTTTGGTTTACCCTTGGATAAAGTAGTCTGTTACAAACAATCTGATGTGCCAGAGGTAACTGAGTTAGCTTGGTATTTGAGTTGTTTTTTTTCTTATAAACGTCTGACTTTATCTCATTCTTTTAAAGAAAAGTATAACCAAGATATAAGCGTAGGACTTTTCTCTTATCCCCTATTGATGGCTTCTGACATTTTACTTTTTAATGCTAAAATAGTTACCGTAGGAAAAGATCAGTTGCAACATTTAGAGATTACTCGTAATATCGCTGATCGTTTCAATAGAAAAATGGGAAAAATTTTTGTCCTACCTGAGGCTAAGATACAAGAAGAAGCGAAATCTGTGCCTGGTACAGATGGATATAAAATGAGTAAATCCCTAGGTAATGCTATTGATATCTTTTGCTCTAAAGAGGATTTAAAAAATCAGATTATGAGTATACAAACTGATAGTAAATCTTTAAAAGATCCTAAGGATCCTGATGTTGACAGGATTTTTTCTATTTATAAATTGCTCGCTTCTAAAGAAGAAGTGGAGGAAATGAGAGAACGTTATTTAAATGGTGGGTATGGATATAGTCAAGCAAAGAAAGTCTTGTATGAACTTATTTTAAATAGATTTTCTTTTGAACGAAAAAAGTTTCATATTTTTCTAAAAAAAATAAATTATCTAGATGATATTCTCCACTTTGGAGCTAAAAAAGCTAGAAAAATTGCCATTAATACGATATGCAAAGTTCGTAAAGCTTTACTTTAG
- a CDS encoding pyruvate dehydrogenase complex E1 component subunit beta, which yields MKEVTFREAISEAMSEEMRRDPTVYLMGEEVAEYNGAYKTSKGMLEEFGSARVIDTPISELGFSGIGIGSSMNGCRPIIEFMTFNFSLIAIDQIINNAAKIYQMSGGQWNIPIVFRGPTASAGQLGATHSQSFENWYANCPGLKVIVPSNPYDAKGLLKAAIRDDDPVIFMESEQMYSDTMFLPDEEYLVPIGLASVKKKGDDVTLVSFGKILKVAFKAIEKLSEDNVEVELIDLRTVRPLDYETILSSVKKTNRLVILEESWPLASISAEISYILQQKASLYAPIKRITLPDVPAIYSSALMEYWFPALEEVVSTVKEVLK from the coding sequence ATGAAAGAAGTAACTTTTAGAGAAGCTATCTCGGAAGCTATGAGTGAAGAAATGAGAAGGGATCCAACCGTTTATTTAATGGGAGAAGAAGTAGCTGAATACAACGGAGCTTATAAAACTTCTAAAGGAATGCTGGAGGAGTTTGGCTCAGCAAGAGTAATAGATACCCCAATTTCAGAACTGGGATTTTCTGGTATCGGAATTGGTTCATCAATGAATGGATGCAGACCAATCATTGAATTTATGACATTTAATTTTTCTTTAATAGCGATTGATCAGATTATCAATAATGCTGCTAAGATTTATCAAATGAGTGGGGGGCAGTGGAATATTCCTATAGTTTTTAGAGGTCCCACTGCATCAGCTGGACAATTAGGTGCCACGCATTCTCAATCTTTTGAAAATTGGTATGCTAACTGCCCTGGATTAAAGGTGATTGTTCCCTCAAATCCTTATGATGCGAAAGGCCTTTTAAAGGCTGCTATTAGAGATGATGATCCTGTTATTTTTATGGAATCTGAACAAATGTATAGTGACACTATGTTCCTTCCAGATGAAGAATATCTTGTTCCTATTGGTCTAGCTAGTGTAAAAAAAAAAGGAGATGACGTAACGCTAGTTTCATTTGGAAAAATTTTAAAAGTAGCTTTTAAAGCTATTGAAAAATTATCTGAAGATAATGTTGAAGTTGAGTTAATTGATCTCAGAACGGTCCGTCCCTTAGACTATGAAACAATATTATCTTCTGTGAAGAAAACCAATAGACTAGTTATACTTGAAGAATCATGGCCATTAGCTTCTATTTCTGCTGAAATCTCCTATATTTTGCAACAAAAAGCTAGTCTTTATGCTCCGATAAAAAGGATAACATTACCAGATGTTCCAGCTATTTATTCATCTGCTTTGATGGAATATTGGTTCCCAGCTCTAGAAGAAGTAGTCTCTACCGTAAAAGAGGTTTTAAAATAA
- the lepA gene encoding translation elongation factor 4 yields the protein MREYIRNFCIIAHIDHGKSTLADRLLEFTKTVSDKEKKDQLLDDMELERERGITIKSHAIQMTYTYRGKTYILNLIDTPGHSDFSSEVSRSISSCEGAILVVDASQSIQAQTISNLYLALENNLTIIPVLNKIDLPVSRTYEVIDDVVELTSCHPKEIILASAKKGLGIEEILQAIMTRIPPPNGLPLEPLQAFIFDSNYNPFKGVEIYFRIIHGFMVKGQKLKFLASGQTYSANEIGILKLKKISRECIQTGDVGYVISGIKEAKDVKVGDTFTSSENPAIFPLKKFVESKPMLFAGIYPLHNKDYEELRTSMEKLRLNDASLSFVSETSTVLGFGFRCGLLGRLHMEIVKERLEKEYNMTVIISIPNVSYHVFLKKKTKKAIIVKNPSDFPDLSKLDRVEEPYIRAEIITMYDYVGSIISLCLEKRGVIKNQLHITLHRVKLVFEMPLSEVVFDFYDRLKQLSKGYASFDYTLLEYRPSNLVKIDILINHQVVDSLSFLSHRSISFKMGKKICEKLRELIPRHQFDIPIQATLGSKTLARETIKSFRKDVTAKCYGGDFSRKRKLLEQQKLGKNKMRNIGKIEIPQSAFIEIFKFS from the coding sequence ATGAGGGAATACATACGTAATTTTTGCATAATTGCACATATAGATCACGGAAAAAGTACTCTGGCTGATCGTTTGCTTGAGTTTACTAAAACCGTTTCTGATAAAGAAAAAAAAGATCAACTTCTTGATGACATGGAACTAGAGAGAGAGAGAGGAATTACTATAAAAAGTCACGCTATACAAATGACATATACTTATAGAGGTAAAACTTACATTCTCAATTTGATTGATACACCTGGACACTCAGATTTTTCCTCTGAGGTATCTCGCTCTATTTCTTCCTGCGAAGGAGCTATACTTGTTGTAGATGCTTCTCAAAGTATACAAGCTCAAACGATTTCTAACCTATACTTAGCTTTGGAGAATAATTTAACCATTATTCCAGTTTTGAATAAGATTGATCTTCCTGTATCTAGAACTTATGAAGTAATCGATGATGTTGTTGAATTGACTTCTTGTCATCCTAAAGAAATTATATTAGCTAGTGCTAAAAAAGGACTGGGAATTGAAGAAATTCTTCAAGCCATAATGACACGAATTCCTCCACCTAATGGACTTCCATTAGAGCCGCTCCAGGCGTTTATATTTGATTCAAATTATAATCCTTTCAAAGGTGTAGAAATTTATTTTCGCATTATACATGGCTTTATGGTAAAAGGCCAAAAACTAAAGTTTTTAGCCTCTGGCCAAACATATTCTGCTAATGAGATTGGGATCCTTAAATTGAAAAAAATTTCCAGAGAGTGTATTCAAACAGGTGATGTAGGATATGTGATATCTGGAATTAAAGAAGCTAAAGATGTAAAAGTTGGGGATACCTTTACTTCTTCAGAAAACCCAGCTATTTTTCCTTTAAAAAAATTTGTAGAATCTAAACCAATGCTTTTTGCAGGCATTTATCCCCTACATAATAAGGATTATGAAGAGTTGAGAACTTCTATGGAAAAATTACGTTTAAATGATGCTTCTTTAAGTTTCGTTTCTGAAACTTCAACTGTTTTAGGGTTTGGGTTTCGATGTGGATTACTTGGAAGGCTTCACATGGAAATAGTTAAAGAAAGGCTTGAAAAAGAATATAATATGACCGTAATTATTTCCATTCCGAATGTTTCTTATCATGTATTTTTAAAAAAAAAAACTAAAAAAGCTATAATAGTTAAAAATCCATCAGATTTTCCTGATTTAAGTAAATTGGATCGTGTAGAGGAGCCTTATATCCGTGCTGAAATTATTACGATGTACGATTATGTAGGATCCATAATATCCTTGTGCTTGGAAAAAAGAGGTGTGATAAAAAATCAATTGCATATTACTTTGCATCGTGTTAAATTGGTTTTTGAAATGCCTTTATCTGAAGTAGTTTTTGATTTTTATGATCGTTTAAAACAACTTTCTAAAGGGTATGCTTCTTTCGATTATACTCTTTTAGAGTATAGACCTTCCAATTTGGTCAAAATAGATATTCTGATAAATCACCAAGTAGTTGATTCGCTTTCCTTCTTGTCTCATCGAAGTATTTCATTTAAAATGGGAAAAAAAATATGTGAAAAATTACGGGAACTCATTCCACGCCATCAATTCGATATTCCTATTCAAGCAACTCTTGGAAGTAAAACTCTTGCTAGAGAAACGATAAAATCTTTTCGAAAAGATGTAACAGCTAAATGCTATGGGGGAGATTTCTCTAGAAAGAGAAAGTTACTTGAGCAGCAAAAACTAGGAAAAAATAAAATGCGAAATATTGGTAAAATAGAGATTCCACAGTCAGCTTTCATAGAAATTTTTAAATTTTCATAG
- a CDS encoding co-chaperone GroES — MEELKIKPLADRVIVEPAPVESKTASGLIIPDTAKEKPQEGVVVAVGPGKRNESMTVKEGNKVLYGKYSGTELRIYGKDYLIMRESDIFAII, encoded by the coding sequence ATGGAAGAGTTAAAAATTAAACCTTTAGCAGATCGCGTAATTGTGGAACCTGCGCCAGTAGAAAGTAAAACCGCTTCAGGGCTTATTATTCCTGATACAGCAAAGGAGAAACCTCAAGAAGGGGTAGTTGTAGCTGTAGGACCTGGAAAAAGAAATGAATCTATGACAGTAAAGGAGGGTAATAAAGTATTGTATGGAAAATATTCAGGCACTGAATTGAGAATATACGGGAAAGATTACCTGATTATGCGTGAATCGGACATTTTTGCAATTATTTAA
- a CDS encoding glutamine--tRNA ligase/YqeY domain fusion protein, which produces MNEKNFIEKILEEDLRKGFPKEKLHFRFPPEPNGYLHIGHAKAICLNFGFGEKYRVPVNLRFDDTNPTKEKNYYVEEIKKDIQWLGFKWYKECYASDYFEDLYKWSKSLIKFGKAYVEEQTKDIINYNRKTPFEVGISSPFRSRSIEENLNLFKRMKSGEFEEGSYVLRAKIDMSSSNMNLRDPIMYRIIKKEHHHAKNKWCIYPTYDWAHGQSDYIEKISHSLCSLEFENHRPLYDWYLDQIPKKEDQIRPTQIEFSRLNLSYTLLSKRKLHRIVEEGVVSGWDDPRMPTLRGLRRRGYTAKSIRDFCNRIGVAKRDNLINLSLLEFFIREHLNEITPRVMVVLDPIELVIDNLPDNYVEWVSGEINQTEKIPFSKFLFIERDDFMENASKRFFRLTLDQEVRLKNAYIIKAVKAVKDINGKIVRVHCLYDPNRKSGSVIKKNRNIKGTLHWVSIKHSFEIEVRLYNNLFLEENPEGNKGRDFMDFLNPNSLKIVHGYAEPSLMLAKEGDKYQFQRLGYFCVDPDSSKGKLVFNKTVCLKNKVF; this is translated from the coding sequence ATGAATGAAAAAAACTTCATTGAAAAAATTCTAGAAGAAGATTTAAGAAAGGGGTTCCCTAAAGAAAAGCTTCACTTTCGTTTTCCTCCAGAACCTAACGGTTACCTTCATATAGGCCACGCTAAGGCGATTTGTTTAAATTTCGGATTTGGGGAAAAATATAGAGTACCCGTAAATTTGAGGTTTGATGACACCAATCCAACAAAAGAGAAAAATTATTATGTAGAAGAAATTAAAAAAGACATCCAATGGCTAGGTTTTAAATGGTATAAGGAATGTTACGCTTCCGATTATTTCGAAGATTTATACAAATGGAGTAAATCTCTTATAAAATTTGGCAAGGCGTACGTGGAGGAACAAACAAAAGATATTATTAACTATAATAGAAAGACGCCTTTTGAAGTTGGAATTTCAAGTCCTTTTAGGTCTCGTTCTATAGAAGAAAACCTAAATTTATTTAAAAGGATGAAATCAGGGGAATTTGAAGAAGGAAGTTATGTACTTAGAGCAAAGATAGACATGAGTTCTTCTAACATGAATTTGCGTGACCCAATCATGTATCGAATTATTAAAAAAGAACATCACCATGCTAAAAATAAGTGGTGCATTTATCCAACTTATGATTGGGCACATGGTCAATCAGACTATATCGAAAAAATATCCCATTCTTTATGTTCTCTTGAATTTGAAAATCACAGGCCACTATATGATTGGTATCTGGATCAGATCCCTAAAAAAGAAGACCAAATCCGTCCTACGCAAATAGAATTTTCTAGACTTAACCTAAGTTATACTCTTTTGAGTAAAAGAAAGCTTCATCGTATAGTGGAAGAAGGGGTAGTCAGTGGATGGGATGATCCTAGGATGCCAACTTTAAGAGGTTTAAGAAGAAGAGGATATACAGCTAAATCTATAAGAGATTTTTGTAATAGAATAGGGGTGGCAAAACGGGATAACTTAATTAACCTATCTTTACTCGAATTTTTTATTCGTGAACATTTGAACGAAATCACGCCTAGAGTTATGGTGGTTCTAGATCCTATTGAGTTGGTAATAGATAATTTACCAGATAATTATGTGGAATGGGTTTCTGGGGAAATAAATCAGACAGAAAAAATTCCTTTTTCAAAGTTTTTATTTATAGAAAGAGATGACTTTATGGAAAATGCTTCGAAAAGATTTTTTCGTTTAACTCTAGATCAAGAAGTTAGGCTAAAAAATGCCTATATTATAAAAGCAGTTAAAGCCGTTAAAGATATTAATGGAAAAATTGTAAGAGTCCACTGTTTGTATGATCCTAATAGGAAATCAGGTAGTGTAATAAAAAAGAATAGAAATATTAAAGGAACTTTGCATTGGGTCTCTATAAAGCATTCTTTTGAAATAGAAGTACGTTTATATAATAATCTTTTTTTAGAAGAAAATCCAGAAGGAAATAAGGGAAGAGACTTTATGGATTTTTTAAATCCAAATTCTCTAAAAATTGTACATGGTTACGCTGAACCCTCTTTAATGTTGGCTAAAGAGGGGGATAAATACCAATTCCAACGCTTAGGTTATTTTTGTGTTGATCCTGATAGCTCAAAGGGTAAACTGGTGTTTAACAAAACTGTTTGTTTGAAGAATAAAGTGTTCTAA
- the rpmA gene encoding 50S ribosomal protein L27, whose amino-acid sequence MAHKKGVGSSRNGRDSKSKRLGVKIFGGQLAKVGNIIVRQRGTKYLSGRWVGVGRDHTLYAKAEGKVFFRKKANISFVSIETI is encoded by the coding sequence ATGGCTCATAAAAAGGGTGTCGGTAGTTCTAGAAATGGAAGAGATTCGAAAAGTAAGCGATTAGGGGTTAAAATTTTTGGGGGTCAGTTAGCTAAAGTAGGAAATATAATAGTACGACAACGAGGGACAAAATATTTATCTGGTAGATGGGTAGGGGTTGGAAGAGATCACACTTTATATGCAAAAGCAGAAGGAAAGGTTTTTTTCAGAAAGAAAGCGAATATTTCTTTCGTTTCTATAGAAACAATATGA
- the miaB gene encoding tRNA (N6-isopentenyl adenosine(37)-C2)-methylthiotransferase MiaB: MLPIQYRYKRRKLYIENYGCQMNFSDSEIVTSFLKEDGFEPTNNFEEADLLFINTCSIREKAEKNVKNRLKIFNILKKKKPKLIIGMLGCMAERLKFKLLEEEKLVDLIVGPDSYRNIPHLIKLVESKNAGNVSISSYKEETYADIKPVRENGVTAFISITRGCDNMCSFCIVPFTRGRERSRDPKSIIEECEELWKKSYQEITLLGQNVDSYIWYGGGVKKDFHKASNLKKYKSINFAKLLEFIAKAVPSMRIRFSTSNPCDMSEEVLETISRNTNICQHIHLPVQSGSTRVLQRMNRKYTRIEYLSLIRRIRTILPDCSISQDIITGFCGERDQDHIDTLSLMEFVKYDFGYMFAYSSRPGTFAEKNLKDDVPEKIKKRRLSEIIDLQRKHSYERIQRHVGKVQEVLIEGESKKSKYHWYGRNSQNAVVVFPKDNSHLGDLVKVKINDCTAATLIGEVLNH; this comes from the coding sequence ATGCTGCCTATTCAGTATAGATACAAAAGGAGGAAATTGTATATAGAAAATTACGGATGTCAAATGAATTTTTCTGATAGCGAAATAGTAACTTCGTTCTTAAAAGAAGATGGATTTGAACCAACTAATAATTTTGAAGAAGCGGATTTATTATTTATAAATACTTGTTCAATACGAGAAAAAGCTGAAAAAAACGTAAAAAATCGTTTAAAAATATTTAATATTTTAAAAAAAAAAAAACCGAAGCTTATAATAGGAATGCTTGGCTGCATGGCCGAACGTTTAAAGTTCAAACTCTTAGAAGAAGAAAAACTCGTTGATTTAATCGTAGGGCCTGACTCTTATAGAAACATTCCTCACTTAATTAAGTTAGTTGAATCTAAAAATGCTGGGAATGTTTCTATTTCTTCTTATAAAGAAGAGACATATGCAGATATTAAACCAGTTAGGGAAAATGGAGTTACTGCTTTCATAAGTATTACGCGTGGTTGTGATAATATGTGTAGTTTTTGCATAGTTCCTTTTACTCGAGGAAGAGAGAGAAGTAGAGATCCTAAAAGTATTATAGAAGAATGCGAAGAATTATGGAAAAAATCTTACCAAGAAATTACTCTTCTAGGGCAAAATGTGGATTCTTATATTTGGTACGGAGGTGGGGTAAAAAAAGATTTTCATAAAGCTTCAAATTTAAAAAAATATAAATCTATAAATTTTGCTAAACTCCTTGAGTTTATCGCTAAAGCTGTTCCATCCATGCGTATCCGTTTTTCTACATCCAATCCTTGTGATATGTCGGAAGAAGTTTTGGAAACCATTTCTCGGAATACGAATATTTGCCAGCACATACATTTACCAGTCCAATCTGGAAGCACTAGAGTACTTCAACGAATGAATCGCAAATACACTCGCATTGAATACCTTTCTTTAATTAGAAGGATTAGAACAATCCTTCCTGATTGTTCGATCTCTCAGGATATAATTACAGGTTTTTGTGGAGAAAGGGACCAAGATCATATTGATACATTGAGTTTAATGGAATTCGTTAAGTATGACTTTGGCTATATGTTCGCCTATTCATCTCGTCCTGGAACCTTTGCTGAAAAAAACCTTAAAGATGATGTTCCTGAAAAAATTAAAAAACGTAGACTTTCTGAAATTATAGATTTACAACGAAAACATTCTTATGAACGAATACAGAGACATGTTGGAAAGGTACAGGAAGTTTTAATTGAGGGTGAATCAAAGAAAAGTAAATATCATTGGTATGGAAGAAACTCTCAAAACGCAGTTGTAGTTTTTCCAAAAGATAATTCTCATTTAGGAGACTTGGTTAAAGTAAAAATTAATGATTGTACGGCTGCTACATTAATAGGGGAAGTTTTAAACCATTAG
- the rplU gene encoding 50S ribosomal protein L21, translating into MYAIVDIGGFQCKVFNGKLSFVPLLDSEINSEVFFDLVYLINKEVGTPIIGYPFIQGSFVQVKVLKHIKGDKILIFKKKRRKGFKVKRGYRKKNTLIKVISILLVK; encoded by the coding sequence GTGTATGCCATAGTAGATATTGGAGGATTTCAATGTAAAGTTTTTAATGGAAAATTATCATTCGTTCCTCTTCTAGATTCTGAAATTAATTCAGAAGTATTTTTTGATCTCGTTTATCTAATAAACAAAGAAGTAGGAACCCCTATAATAGGGTACCCTTTTATACAAGGATCTTTTGTACAAGTAAAAGTACTGAAACATATAAAAGGGGATAAAATACTTATTTTCAAAAAAAAAAGAAGAAAAGGATTTAAAGTTAAACGTGGATATAGAAAAAAAAATACACTAATTAAAGTGATTTCTATTCTTTTGGTAAAATAA
- the secG gene encoding preprotein translocase subunit SecG, with protein MFLYVFLAVILIFTCLLLTVVITIQNPKRDSLSYSSLGDKSIQIFGVQRVINFWEKLTCILAILIFIFIYFFNKILKNR; from the coding sequence ATGTTTCTTTATGTATTTTTGGCGGTAATTCTTATTTTTACTTGTTTACTACTTACCGTAGTGATAACAATACAAAATCCTAAAAGAGATTCTCTTTCTTATTCTTCTTTAGGAGATAAAAGCATTCAAATATTCGGGGTTCAACGTGTTATAAATTTTTGGGAAAAGCTTACTTGTATTTTAGCGATTTTAATTTTTATTTTTATTTATTTTTTTAATAAAATTTTAAAAAACAGATAG
- the groL gene encoding chaperonin GroEL (60 kDa chaperone family; promotes refolding of misfolded polypeptides especially under stressful conditions; forms two stacked rings of heptamers to form a barrel-shaped 14mer; ends can be capped by GroES; misfolded proteins enter the barrel where they are refolded when GroES binds) → MAKDIKFDVGARDRLKTGVDILANAVKVTLGPKGRNVVFQKSFGSPHVTKDGVTVAKEIELEDAIENLGAQMVKEVASKTNDVAGDGTTTATVLAQALIREGLKNVAAGANPMDLKRGIDKAVEVVVENLKSQSQKVGEKGEKIKQVASISANNDEEIGSLIANAFEKVKKEGVITVEEAKSMETTVDVVEGMQFDRGYQSPYFVTNSEKMVTELDNPYILIYDKKISSMKDLMPILESVAQSGKPFLIISEEVEGEALATLVVNKLRGILKVAAVKAPGFGDRREAMLEDLAILTRGILVSEKTGQKLEDVKIDMLGRAERVTIDKDNTTIVNGYGNKESIKGRINEIKTQIENTTSDYDKEKLQERLAKLAGGVAVLYVGAASEVEMKEKKDRVNDALNATRAAVEEGIVAGGGVALVRAVKALQNIQTDNVDQNTGVKIVKRALEEPLRQIVANAGEEGSVVVAKVAEGIDDFGYDAKSGQYKNMIKAGIIDPTKVTRVALENASSVGSMLLTTECVVTEIKKDEPATPPGVGMGGGMI, encoded by the coding sequence GTGGCTAAAGATATAAAATTTGATGTAGGGGCCAGAGACAGATTGAAAACAGGTGTAGATATCCTAGCTAATGCTGTAAAAGTAACTTTAGGTCCGAAAGGAAGAAATGTAGTTTTCCAAAAATCTTTTGGAAGTCCTCACGTAACGAAAGATGGGGTTACTGTTGCAAAAGAAATTGAATTAGAAGATGCCATTGAAAACTTAGGGGCGCAGATGGTTAAAGAGGTTGCATCAAAAACCAACGATGTGGCTGGGGATGGAACTACGACAGCTACGGTATTAGCACAAGCTCTCATACGAGAGGGTTTAAAAAATGTTGCAGCTGGTGCAAATCCTATGGATTTGAAAAGAGGTATCGATAAAGCTGTGGAGGTAGTGGTAGAAAATCTAAAAAGTCAATCCCAAAAAGTAGGTGAAAAAGGAGAAAAAATTAAACAAGTAGCTTCTATATCTGCTAATAATGATGAAGAAATAGGTTCTTTAATAGCTAATGCTTTCGAAAAGGTAAAAAAAGAAGGGGTAATTACTGTAGAAGAGGCAAAAAGCATGGAAACCACTGTAGATGTTGTTGAAGGTATGCAATTTGACCGAGGATATCAATCTCCATATTTTGTTACTAATTCAGAAAAAATGGTGACTGAGCTAGATAATCCATACATACTTATCTACGATAAAAAGATATCTTCAATGAAAGATCTTATGCCGATATTAGAATCGGTAGCTCAATCTGGAAAACCTTTTTTAATCATTTCTGAAGAAGTTGAAGGGGAAGCTTTAGCCACTTTGGTTGTTAATAAGCTTAGAGGGATTTTAAAAGTAGCTGCTGTTAAAGCTCCAGGTTTTGGAGATCGTAGGGAAGCAATGCTTGAAGATCTTGCGATCCTCACTAGAGGAATACTGGTTTCTGAAAAAACTGGGCAAAAGCTTGAAGATGTGAAAATAGATATGCTAGGACGTGCAGAAAGAGTTACCATAGACAAAGACAATACAACTATTGTCAATGGATATGGAAATAAAGAAAGTATAAAAGGAAGGATTAATGAAATAAAAACTCAGATAGAGAATACCACTTCTGATTATGATAAAGAAAAACTTCAAGAACGTTTAGCTAAATTAGCAGGGGGGGTAGCCGTTCTTTACGTTGGAGCAGCTTCTGAAGTAGAAATGAAAGAGAAGAAAGATAGAGTAAATGATGCACTAAATGCTACTCGTGCAGCTGTAGAGGAAGGAATTGTAGCTGGAGGGGGGGTAGCTTTAGTAAGAGCTGTAAAAGCTCTTCAAAATATCCAAACTGATAATGTAGATCAAAATACAGGAGTTAAAATAGTTAAACGAGCTTTAGAAGAACCTTTACGTCAAATTGTTGCGAATGCTGGAGAAGAAGGATCAGTAGTAGTAGCAAAAGTGGCAGAGGGAATAGACGATTTTGGATATGATGCTAAGTCAGGTCAATATAAAAATATGATTAAGGCTGGAATAATCGATCCTACAAAGGTAACCCGCGTAGCATTGGAAAATGCTTCTTCAGTAGGTTCCATGCTTTTAACTACTGAATGTGTAGTTACAGAAATTAAAAAAGATGAACCTGCTACGCCACCTGGCGTAGGAATGGGAGGTGGAATGATTTAA